A single Argentina anserina chromosome 7, drPotAnse1.1, whole genome shotgun sequence DNA region contains:
- the LOC126804125 gene encoding cytochrome P450 704C1-like — translation MDFASTALALSLVLVLAVGVARHHGRRLRDKNKRYHPVVGTVVHQVIYFPRIHHYMTELACKYKTYRIFDLFQGAIYTADPANVEYVLKTNFCNYGKGSYTYSIISDVVGDGIFSVDGQKWQHQRKMMSAEFSTKVVRDFSAAVSKTNAVKLAGIIYEAATSNQAIEIQDLFMKATLDSTIKILLGIELDSMSGTDEEGNRFSHAFESQQEAALYRIFDKLWKIKRFLNIGKEAELKKNIEVVDQFVYKLINSKIESIKNPENNLSLNKKRDLVSRRLELKDTDPKYLRDIVLCVTVAGQDTTATSLSWFVYMMCKHPHIQEKIAMEVREVTNLMRDNSSVDELEPSLTDEALNKMQYLHAALTETLRLYPVVPMNIRMCFSDDTWPDGFSVNKGDMVIYLPYAMGRMTSIWGDDAEEFRPERWLDENGIFHDESPCKFIAFSAGPRICLGKEHAYMQMKILSAVLLGSYVFKLADEKKTVSYKTMVTLPIDGGLYVNASPRV, via the exons ATGGATTTTGCTTCTACTGCACTAGCATTAAGTTTAGTGTTAGTTTTAGCTGTAGGTGTGGCTAGACACCATGGCAGAAGATTGCGTGACAAGAACAAGAGATACCATCCTGTGGTCGGAACTGTCGTGCACCAAGTTATCTACTTCCCTAGGATTCACCATTACATGACTGAGCTTGCGTGCAAGTACAAAACTTACAGGATATTCGACTTGTTCCAAGGAGCGATTTACACAGCAGATCCTGCAAATGTGGAATATGTGCTCAAAACAAACTTCTGTAATTATGGCAAG GGTTCGTATACATACAGCATTATTTCAGATGTGGTGGGCGATGGGATATTTTCAGTGGATGGGCAAAAATGGCAGCATCAGAGGAAGATGATGAGTGCCGAATTCTCAACAAAAGTAGTGAGAGATTTCAGCGCTGCAGTTTCCAAAACCAATGCAGTTAAACTTGCTGGCATAATTTATGAAGCTGCAACCAGCAACCAAGCAATAGAGATCCAA GATTTGTTTATGAAAGCAACCTTAGACTCAACCATCAAGATTCTACTAGGTATCGAACTAGACAGCATGAGTGGAACAGATGAAGAAGGTAATCGGTTTTCTCATGCTTTTGAATCGCAGCAAGAAGCTGCCCTGTATCGGATATTTGATAAGTTGTGGAAGATCAAACGCTTCTTAAACATCGGTAAGGAAGCAGagctaaaaaaaaatatcgaagtggttgatcaatttgTGTATAAATTAATCAATAGCAAGATTGAAAGTATCAAGAATCCAGAAAATAACCTATCT CTGAATAAGAAAAGAGACTTGGTGTCAAGGCGTTTGGAATTGAAAGATACTGATCCAAAGTACCTGAGAGACATAGTCCTCTGTGTTACTGTGGCCGGACAAGACACGACAGCTACCTCTCTTTCATGGTTTGTTTATATGATGTGCAAGCACCCTCACATACAAGAAAAGATTGCAATGGAAGTTAGAGAAGTAACCAATTTGATGAGAGATAATTCAAGTGTTGATGAGCTTGAACCAAGCCTTACTGATGAGGCCCTTAACAAAATGCAATATCTCCATGCAGCTTTGACTGAAACATTAAGACTCTATCCTGTAGTTCCAATG AACATAAGGATGTGTTTTTCTGATGATACCTGGCCGGATGGATTTAGTGTCAATAAGGGGGACATGGTGATCTACCTGCCGTATGCAATGGGAAGGATGACATCTATATGGGGAGATGATGCAGAAGAGTTTCGACCAGAGAGATGGCTGGATGAAAATGGCATTTTCCATGATGAAAGCCCCTGCAAATTCATAGCCTTCAGT GCCGGTCCAAGAATTTGTCTAGGAAAGGAACATGCCTATATGCAGATGAAGATCTTATCTGCTGTGCTTTTAGGCAGTTATGTATTCAAGCTAGCAGATGAGAAAAAAACTGTCAGTTACAAGACCATGGTCACCTTACCAATAGATGGAGGTCTCTATGTGAATGCCTCCCCAAGAGTATAA
- the LOC126803820 gene encoding 3-ketoacyl-CoA synthase 5-like produces MPQPNKIFALPLLSPMAPVVSEQSLINSTTPSTFLSKQILATLSQRLGILVLILVTSLEALFLLQKRPPIFHFINLSCFTIFFVIKPYLSKKTHKVYLVDFSCLKPPSSCKVPFSKFLKNTSQIEGFNSESVAFMANILASSGQSQETYLPPALHHIPPKTHHNEYIKEVHMVLFPIMDDLLAKTKLSPHDIDILVVNCSGFNPIPSLTSIVINHYSMKTDTKSFNLSGMGCSAGALGIDLAQNLLQIHKNSNAVVLSTEILSTGWYAGHEKPKLILNCLFRMGSAAILLTNKNQTSTCPKYELFRTLRTQKAYDDRAYLSTIREEDSEGKLGVTIKRDLLQVAGETLRANITILGASILPLSEKFWHGVSIIRKRFLNKSAEIYVPNFKSVIEHFCLPASGRPVIREIGKGLKLGDREMEAAMMTLHRFGNQSASALWYELAYLEGKERVKKGDKVWQLGMGTGPKCTSLVWKCIRHIEGESKKGPWADCIHRYPIGAHD; encoded by the coding sequence ATGCCTCAACCCAACAAAATCTTTGCTCTTCCTCTCTTATCTCCAATGGCACCCGTGGTTTCAGAGCAAAGCCTCATCAACTCCACCACCCCTTCCACATTTTTATCAAAGCAGATTCTTGCAACCCTCTCCCAACGTCTAGGAATTTTGGTGCTCATACTTGTGACATCCCTTGAAGCCTTGTTTCTTCTCCAAAAAAGGCCACCCATTTTCCACTTCATCAACCTCTCTTGCTTTACCATCTTCTTTGTCATCAAGCCTTACCTCTCCAAAAAGACTCATAAAGTCTACTTGGTAGACTTCTCATGTCTAAAACCACCAAGCTCCTGCAAAGTCCCCTTCTCCAAGTTCCTCAAGAACACCTCCCAGATTGAAGGTTTCAACAGTGAAAGCGTAGCCTTCATGGCCAACATCCTCGCTTCTTCGGGTCAAAGCCAAGAGACATATCTCCCTCCAGCCTTGCACCACATTCCTCCCAAAACCCACCACAATGAATACATCAAAGAAGTCCATATGGTCCTCTTTCCCATCATGGATGACCTTTTAGCCAAAACCAAGCTCTCCCCTCATGACATTGACATCTTAGTAGTAAACTGCAGCGGCTTCAATCCCATTCCTTCACTGACCTCCATTGTTATTAACCACTACTCCATGAAAACTGACACCAAGAGCTTCAACCTCTCCGGAATGGGCTGCAGTGCAGGCGCTTTGGGCATTGATCTGGCCCAAAACCTCCTTCAAATTCACAAAAACTCAAACGCCGTCGTTCTTAGCACAGAGATTCTCTCAACAGGTTGGTACGCCGGCCACGAAAAGCCCAAGCTCATCCTCAACTGCCTCTTCAGAATGGGCAGCGCCGCCATATTGCTcacaaacaaaaaccaaacatcCACATGTCCAAAGTACGAGCTCTTCAGAACTCTCCGAACACAGAAAGCCTACGACGACAGAGCTTACCTCTCCACCATTCGTGAAGAAGATTCCGAAGGAAAACTCGGGGTCACCATCAAACGTGATCTGCTACAAGTCGCCGGCGAGACGCTCCGGGCAAACATCACCATTTTGGGGGCATCGATCCTCCCATTGTCAGAGAAATTCTGGCACGGCGTCTCGATAATCAGGAAGAGATTCTTGAACAAGTCTGCGGAGATTTACGTTCCGAATTTCAAGAGTGTGATAGAGCACTTTTGTCTGCCGGCTTCCGGGAGACCGGTGATCAGGGAAATCGGAAAAGGGTTGAAGCTTGGAGATAGAGAAATGGAGGCTGCTATGATGACGTTGCACAGGTTTGGGAACCAGTCGGCTTCTGCGCTGTGGTATGAATTGGCATACTTGGAGGGAAAAGAGAGAGTGAAGAAAGGTGACAAGGTTTGGCAGCTGGGGATGGGAACTGGGCCAAAGTGTACGAGTTTGGTTTGGAAGTGTATAAGGCACATTGAGGGTGAGTCCAAGAAAGGCCCGTGGGCCGATTGCATTCATCGATATCCAATTGGAGCCCATGATTAA
- the LOC126804128 gene encoding alpha-L-fucosidase 1-like: protein MVKQWCSLFIITFLELCTFTFSRLEQVTTPPLPLLPLPTYHQLKWQQRETIMFLHFGVNTFTGLERGTGHENPAIFNPVALDASQWVSVAEDAGISLMILTAKHHDGFCLWPSKYTDHTVEGSPWKNGHGDVVQELVDAAKSRGVDVGLYLSPWDRHDRRYGLEKAYNEYYLAQLQELLSRYGSLREIWFDGFKGEHAPNMSYYFTDWFSMVKELQSSINIFSDAGPDVRWVGNEDGFAGETCWSTINRTSLSIGNASIEDYLNKGDPKGTDWLPAESDVSIRKGWFWHSSESPKKLSQLLKIYYNSVGRNSVLLLNVPPNSAGVISEVDVERLREFRTAVDTIFSSNVAEKCSIEVSSQRGGTGGGFGPENVLDSDHLWTYWAPRDGDKKDHWIEFRADEGMRFNVIRIQEAIGLGQRIKQHEICVDGKVVANGTTVGYKRLHRLEEGVVHGQTVRIRIQESRGNLPLISSVGLHFDPYWHPEKGV from the exons ATGGTTAAACAGTGGTGCTCTTTGTTCATAATCACATTCCTTGAACTATGCACATTTACCTTCTCTAGGCTTGAGCAAGTAACAACACCACCCTTGCCACTTCTACCACTTCCTACATATCACCAACTGAAATGGCAACAAAGGGAGACAATAATGTTCCTCCATTTTGGGGTGAACACATTCACTGGCCTTGAGCGTGGCACCGGGCATGAAAACCCAGCCATATTCAACCCGGTTGCGCTTGACGCGAGCCAATGGGTTAGTGTAGCAGAAGATGCAGGCATATCCCTAATGATACTTACTGCAAAGCACCATGATGGCTTTTGCTTGTGGCCTTCTAAGTACACTGACCATACTGTTGAAGGTAGTCCTTGGAAAAATGGCCATGGTGATGTTGTTCAGGAGCTGGTTGATGCGGCTAAATCTCGTGGGGTTGATGTCGGGCTCTATCTCTCACCCTGGGATAGACATGATCGCAGATATGGCTTGGAGAAAGCGTATAACGAATACTACTTGGCTCAGTTACAAGAGCTACTCAGTAG ATATGGGAGTTTAAGAGAGATTTGGTTTGATGGATTCAAAGGTGAACATGCACCAAACATGTCCTATTATTTTACAGATTGGTTCTCTATGGTGAAGGAGTTGCAGAGTTCCATTAACATATTTTCTGATGCTGGTCCGGATGTGAGATGGGTTGGAAATGAGGATGGATTTGCCGGGGAAACATGCTGGTCCACTATCAACCGGACCTCGTTATCAATTGGGAATGCAAGCATTGAGGA TTATCTCAACAAAGGTGATCCAAAAGGAACAGATTGGCTGCCAGCAGAGAGCGATGTTTCAATCCGAAAAGGATGGTTTTGGCATAGTTCAGAGTCACCTAAGAAGCTTAGCCAGCTACTTAAAATTTACTATAATTCAGTAGGACGAAATTCTGTGTTACTACTCAATGTGCCACCTAATTCGGCAGGGGTCATATCCGAAGTAGATGTCGAACGACTCCGAGAATTCAGAACTGCAGTCGACACCATATTTTCTTCCAATGTAGCAGAGAAATGCTCCATCGAGGTGAGTAGCCAAAGAGGGGGTACCGGAGGAGGTTTTGGACCTGAAAATGTGCTGGACAGTGACCATTTGTGGACATATTGGGCTCCAAGGGATGGTGACAAAAAGGACCACTGGATAGAATTCCGAGCAGATGAAGGAATGAGGTTCAATGTGATCAGGATTCAAGAGGCAATTGGTCTTGGTCAGAGGATCAAACAGCACGAAATCTGTGTCGATGGTAAAGTAGTAGCTAATGGAACCACAGTGGGTTACAAGAGGCTTCACAGACTTGAAGAGGGAGTAGTCCATGGCCAAACTGTAAGAATCAGaattcaagaatcaagagGTAACCTTCCTTTAATTTCATCCGTTGGTCTGCATTTTGATCCCTATTGGCACCCAGAGAAAGGTGTAtga
- the LOC126804110 gene encoding subtilisin-like protease SBT1.3 — translation MVTELVIKWLVLFLTSSVFFSVALSSKTQTYIIQMDKSAKPESFTTHQDWYSSKVSSVLTKPEHQDDQTQTQDRIIYTYQTAFHGVAAQLTKQEAELLEQQDGVLAIFPEQKYELHTTRSPLFLGLESHDSTTANVWSQRVSDHDVIVGVLDTGVWPESQSFNDTGMSPVPRRWRGACETGRGFTKQNCNRKIVGARIFHRGYESATGKINEKTEYKSPRDQDGHGTHTAATAAGSPVRSANLLGYAYGTARGMAPAARIAAYKVCWVGGCFSSDIMAAVDKAVADGVDVLSMSLGGGVSSYYRDSLSIAAFGAMEMGVFVSCSAGNGGPDPVSLTNVSPWITTVGASTMDRDFPAIVKLGNGRSITGVSLYRGRMKLDTKKMYPVVYAGGNSSSPDPSSLCLEGTLDPRKVKGKIVVCERGISPRVQKGEVVKNAGGIGMILANTASNGEELVADCHLIPAVAVGENEGKMIKHYALSSPRAKVTLAFVGTRVGVRPSPVVAAFSSRGPNLLSFEIMKPDLVAPGVNILAAWTGELGPSSMATDRRRVKFNILSGTSMSCPHVSGIAALLKSRHPEWSPAAIKSALMTTAYVHDNTHKPLEDASKAHISTPFDHGAGHINPKKALDPGLVYDIQPQDYLEFLCTQKLTPTQLKVFSNRTCRHTLANAGDLNYPAISVVFVENTNVSVLTVHRTVTNVGPAVSSYHAIVSPFKGAYVKVEPRILKFTKANQKLSYKVTFTTKTRQPEPEFGGIVWKDGVHRVRSPIVVAWGMLI, via the coding sequence ATGGTTACAGAGCTAGTGATCAAATGGCTGGTTCTGTTTCTAACAAGCTCTGTCTTCTTTAGCGTTGCCCTCTCTTCAAAAACCCAAACTTACATAATCCAAATGGACAAATCCGCCAAGCCTGAGTCTTTCACCACCCACCAAGATTGGTACTCATCCAAAGTCAGCTCAGTACTCACCAAACCAGAACATCAAGACGATCAAACCCAAACCCAAGACAGAATCATCTACACTTACCAAACAGCCTTCCACGGTGTTGCAGCTCAACTGACCAAACAAGAAGCTGAACTACTAGAGCAACAAGATGGAGTCTTGGCTATCTTCCCAGAACAAAAGTACGAGCTTCACACCACCAGAAGTCCTCTGTTTCTGGGACTCGAGTCACACGACAGCACAACCGCCAATGTCTGGTCCCAACGAGTCTCCGACCATGACGTCATCGTCGGAGTGCTCGACACGGGTGTCTGGCCGGAGAGCCAAAGCTTCAACGACACCGGAATGTCCCCGGTGCCGCGCCGGTGGCGCGGCGCGTGCGAGACCGGCCGCGGGTTCACTAAGCAAAACTGCAACCGGAAGATCGTCGGCGCCAGAATCTTCCACCGGGGGTACGAGTCGGCCACCGGAAAAATCAACGAGAAGACGGAGTACAAGTCGCCGAGGGACCAGGACGGCCACGGGACCCACACCGCCGCGACCGCCGCCGGGTCTCCCGTGCGCAGCGCCAATCTCCTCGGCTACGCGTACGGCACGGCCAGGGGCATGGCGCCGGCGGCGAGGATCGCGGCGTACAAGGTGTGCTGGGTCGGGGGTTGTTTCAGCTCCGACATAATGGCGGCGGTTGACAAGGCCGTAGCGGACGGTGTCGATGTCCTGTCTATGTCTCTTGGTGGTGGAGTTTCCTCGTACTACCGGGATAGCTTGTCTATTGCGGCGTTTGGGGCGATGGAGATGGGAGTTTTTGTCTCCTGTTCCGCCGGGAACGGTGGGCCAGACCCTGTGAGTCTGACGAATGTGTCGCCGTGGATCACCACCGTCGGTGCTAGCACTATGGACAGGGACTTTCCCGCCATTGTGAAGTTGGGAAATGGGAGGAGCATTACTGGTGTTTCGCTTTATAGAGGAAGAATGAAGCTTGATACAAAGAAGATGTACCCTGTTGTGTATGCAGGTGGGAATTCGAGTAGTCCGGATCCGAGCTCATTGTGTTTAGAGGGCACTTTGGATCCGAGGAAAGTTAAGGGGAAGATTGTGGTTTGTGAGCGTGGGATTAGTCCTAGAGTGCAGAAGGGAGAGGTGGTGAAGAATGCCGGAGGAATTGGGATGATCTTGGCGAATACGGCTTCGAATGGGGAGGAGCTTGTGGCTGATTGTCATCTGATTCCGGCGGTTGCAGTGGGAGAGAATGAGGGGAAGATGATCAAGCATTATGCTTTGAGTAGTCCGAGAGCAAAGGTGACTCTAGCATTTGTTGGTACTAGAGTTGGGGTGAGACCTTCACCTGTTGTGGCTGCATTTTCATCAAGAGGGCCTaatcttttgagttttgagatTATGAAGCCGGATTTGGTGGCTCCCGGAGTGAACATTCTTGCTGCTTGGACCGGAGAATTGGGGCCTTCGAGCATGGCAACTGATCGGAGGAGAGTGAAGTTTAATATCTTGTCCGGGACTTCAATGTCATGTCCTCATGTGAGTGGGATTGCTGCTCTGCTCAAGTCTAGGCATCCTGAATGGAGTCCAGCGGCGATCAAATCCGCGTTGATGACTACAGCATATGTTCATGACAACACACATAAACCTCTTGAGGATGCCTCAAAAGCACATATTTCAACCCCTTTTGATCATGGAGCTGGACACATAAACCCAAAGAAGGCTCTTGATCCGGGATTGGTTTACGACATTCAGCCCCAGGACTACCTTGAGTTCCTCTGCACACAAAAGTTGACCCCAACGCAGCTCAAGGTGTTTAGCAATAGGACTTGCCGTCACACTCTAGCCAATGCAGGGGACCTCAACTATCCGGCGATTTCAGTTGTCTTTGTGGAGAACACTAATGTATCTGTCTTGACAGTTCACCGAACTGTCACTAACGTTGGCCCTGCGGTTTCGAGTTACCATGCCATAGTTTCACCGTTCAAGGGTGCATATGTGAAAGTTGAGCCAAGGATTCTGAAGTTCACCAAAGCTAATCAGAAGCTGTCTTACAAAGTGACATTTACGACAAAGACTAGGCAGCCGGAACCTGAGTTTGGAGGCATAGTGTGGAAAGATGGAGTGCACAGAGTTAGAAGTCCAATTGTTGTGGCGTGGGGGATGCTGATATGA
- the LOC126804127 gene encoding alpha-L-fucosidase 1-like, protein MAKQWRSLCIFTFLQLCTFTISRLEQVPTPPLPILPLPTYSQLKWQQRELIMFLHFGVNTFTDSEWGTGRESPAIFNPSGFDANQWVKTASDAGISLMILTAKHHDGFCLWPSKYTDHSVGSSPWRSGQGDVVQELVNAATARGGIDVGLYLSPWDRHDRRYGHEVAYNQYYLAQLQELLSRYGSVREIWFDGNKGPNAPNMSYYFADWFSMVRELQSTINIFSDAGPDVRWVGNEKGFAGSTSWSTINRSSLSIGSASIEGYLNTGDPEGTDWLPPECDVSIRNGWFWHKSESPKKLSTLLEIYYNSVGRNCVLLLNVPPNSTGLISQADVQRLRELRGAIDTIFSYNLAEKCSIKVSSQRGGRGGGFGPANVLDSDHLWTYWVPNDGDKEEHWIELKARDDDKRLRFNVVRIQEAIGLGQRIKRHEIYVDGNKVANGTTVGFKRLHRLEGGVVHGQIVRIRIKDSKGLPLISSIGLHFDPYWHPSD, encoded by the exons ATGGCTAAACAGTGGCGCTCTTTGTGCATATTCACATTCCTCCAACTCTGCACATTCACCATCTCAAGGCTTGAGCAAGTCCCAACACCACCATTGCCCATTCTACCTCTTCCGACATATTCCCAGCTCAAATGGCAACAGAGGGAGCTCATAATGTTCCTCCATTTCGGAGTGAACACCTTCACCGACTCCGAATGGGGCACCGGCCGTGAAAGTCCGGCTATTTTCAACCCGTCCGGCTTTGACGCCAACCAGTGGGTCAAAACAGCTTCTGATGCAGGCATATCACTAATGATACTCACTGCAAAGCACCATGATGGGTTTTGCTTGTGGCCTTCCAAGTACACTGACCACTCTGTTGGGAGTAGTCCTTGGAGAAGTGGCCAGGGTGATGTTGTTCAAGAGTTGGTCAATGCCGccaccgcacgtggcggcatTGACGTAGGGCTTTATCTGTCGCCGTGGGATAGGCATGACCGGAGATACGGTCATGAGGTCGCATACAATCAGTACTACTTGGCCCAGTTACAAGAACTTCTCAGCAG GTATGGGAGTGTAAGAGAAATTTGGTTCGATGGAAATAAGGGTCCGAATGCACCAAACATGTCCTATTACTTTGCAGATTGGTTCTCCATGGTGAGGGAGTTACAGAGCACCATTAACATATTCTCGGATGCTGGTCCGGATGTTAGATGGGTCGGCAATGAGAAAGGCTTCGCCGGAAGCACAAGCTGGTCGACCATTAATCGGAGCTCATTATCGATTGGGAGTGCAAGCATTGAAGG TTATCTCAACACTGGTGATCCAGAGGGAACAGATTGGTTGCCTCCAGAATGCGACGTATCGATAAGAAATGGATGGTTTTGGCACAAATCAGAGTCACCTAAGAAGCTAAGTACATTGCTTGAAATTTACTACAACTCAGTAGGACGAAACTGTGTGCTGCTGCTAAATGTGCCTCCTAATTCGACCGGACTTATATCCCAAGCAGATGTGCAAAGACTCAGAGAATTGAGAGGTGCAATTGACACAATATTTTCTTACAACTTAGCTGAGAAATGCTCCATCAAAGTGAGTAGCCAAAGAGGAGGCAGAGGAGGAGGTTTTGGACCTGCAAATGTGCTAGACAGTGACCATTTGTGGACATATTGGGTTCCAAATGATGGTGACAAAGAGGAGCATTGGATTGAGCTCAAAGCCAGGGATGATGATAAAAGATTAAGGTTCAATGTGGTTAGGATTCAAGAGGCAATTGGACTTGGTCAGAGAATCAAAAGGCATGAAATTTATGTGGATGGTAACAAGGTTGCAAATGGAACTACAGTGGGGTTCAAGAGGCTTCACAGACTTGAAGGGGGAGTAGTCCATGGGCAAATTGTCCGAATTAGAATTAAAGACTCGAAAGGTCTGCCTTTGATTTCTTCCATTGGTCTGCATTTTGACCCCTATTGGCACCCAAGTGATTAG